Below is a window of Pseudomonas eucalypticola DNA.
CCGTGGCGCGCTTTGGCGCCAAGCTGGAACTGTCCGCCCAGGCCTGGGCGCGCATCGACAATGCCCAGGCCATCGTGCAGTGCATTGTCGAAAGCGGTGAGCGGGCTTATGGCGTGAATACCGGTCTGGGGGCCTTGTGCAACGTATCGCTGCAAGGCGAGCAGCTCAGCCAGTTGTCGCGCAATACCTTGCTCAGCCACGCTTGCGGGGTGGGTAAGCCGCTGACCGACGAGCAGACGCGCGCGATCATCTGCGCCGCCATCATCAATTTCTGCCAGGGCAAGTCGGGGCTGCACCGCCAAGTGGTGGAAGGCCTGCTGGCGCTGCTCAACCGTGGTATTACCCCGCAGGTCCCGTCCCAGGGCTCGGTGGGCTACCTGACCCATATGGCCCACATCGGCGTCGGCCTGCTGGGCATCGGCCCAGTCAGTTACCGGGGCGAAATCGTCGAGGCTGCCCGGGCCTTCGCCGCCGAAGGCCTGCAACCGGTGCAACTGGGGGCCAAGGACGGTTTGTGCCTGGTCAATGGCACGCCGTGCATGACCGGCCTCAGTTGCCTGGCGCTGGACGACGCCTGGCGGCTGACCGGCTGGGCGGATGTCATCGGCGCCATGAGCTTCGAGGCCCTGCGCGGGCAGATCGACGCCTTCGACCCGGCCATCATCAGCCTCAAGCCGCACCCCGGCATGCAGGTGGTGGCGCATAACCTGCGCACCCTGCTGGCCGAGAGTGAAGTGATCGCCAGCAGCCGCGGCATTCGCACCCAGGACGCCCTGAGCATCCGCTCCATTCCCCAGGTGCACGGCGCTTCCCGCGACCAATTGGCCCATGCGGCGCGGCAGATCGAGATCGAACTCAACTCGGCCACCGACAACCCGTTGTTGCTGGGCACCCCGGCGGATTTCCGGGTGATGTCCCAGGCCAACCCCCACGGCCAGTCGGTGGCGATGGCCGCCGATGTGCTGGCCATTACCGTGGCCGAGATCGGTGCCATCGCCGAACGGCGCCTGGACCGCATGATCAACCCGCTGGTCAGCGGCTTGCCGGCCTTCCTGGTCAGCCAGCCGGGGGTCAATTCCGGCATGATGATCGTTCAGTACGTGGCGGCCTCGCTATGTGCGGAGAACCGCCAACTGGCGCAACCGGCGGTTGTGGATAACTACGTGACCTCGGGCCTGCAGGAGGACCACCTGAGCATGGGCACCAACGCCTCGCTCAAACTGCACCGGGCACTGGAGAACTGCACGCAGATCCTCGCCATCGAATATTTGCTGGCGGCCCAGGCGTTCGAGTTTCTCAAGGAGCAGCGCTTCGGTGTCGGTACCGATACCGCCTGGCGGCTTCTGCGTGAACACATTCCGCCCTACGACCAGGACCGCTGGCTGGCGCCCGACATCGCCGCCAGCGCCGCCCTGCTCAAGGACCCGGCCCTGCTGGGCCGTACCTTCCCCGAATTGTTCCAGGAGTTCCTGTGATGAAAACCCTGTGGCAGCACTGCCATGTGGCAACCATGGCCCATGGCAAATACTCCATCATCGAAGACGCAGCGATCGTCACCGCTGGCGGCACCGTGCACTGGATCGGCCCACGCAGCGAGGCGCTGGTGGGGGAGGGCGTGGCCATCATCGACCTGGGCGGTGCCTGGGTCACGCCGGGCCTGATCGACTGTCACACCCACACAGTATTCGGCGGCAACCGCAGCGGTGAGTTCGAGCAGCGCCTGCAAGGGGTCAGTTACGCCGAGATTGCCGCGGCGGGTGGCGGCATCGCCAGTACCGTGCGGGCCACCCGCGCCGCCACTGAGGATGAGCTGTTCATCAGTGCTCGCAAGCGTCTGGCCAGCCTGCTGCGCGACGGCGTCACCACCGTGGAAATCAAAAGTGGCTATGGCCTGGACCTGGCCAGCGAGCGCAAGATGCTGCGGGTGATCCGTCGCCTGGGTGAGGCCCTCCCGGTAAGCGTGCGCGCCACCTGCCTGGCGGCCCATGCCCTGCCGCCGGAGTACAAGGACCGCGCCGACGACTATATCGCGCACATCTGCGACGAGATGCTGCCAGCCCTGGCGGCCGAAGGCCTGGTGGACGCGGTGGATGCCTTCTGCGAGTACCTGGCGTTCTCGCCGGCGCAGGTGGAGAAAGTGTTTCTCAAGGCACGCGAACTGGGCCTGCCGGTGAAGCTGCATGCCGAGCAGTTGTCGTCGCTGGCTGGCTCCAGCCTGGCGGCGCGCTACCAGGCGCTGTCGGCCGACCACCTGGAATTCATGACTGAAGATGACGCCCGGGCCATGGCAGCGGCCGGTACCGTAGCGGTGCTGTTGCCTGGCGCTTTCTATTTTCTGCGCGAGACCCGGTTGCCGCCCATGGATGCGCTGCGCCAGCACGGCGTGGCGATTGCCATTGCCAGCGACCTCAACCCGGGCACGTCGCCGGCATTGTCCGTACGCCTGATGCTGAACATGGCCTGCACCCTGTTCCGCATGACCCCGGAAGAAGCCCTGGCCGGTGCCACCGTGCATGCCGCCAAGGCGCTTGGCCTTGGCCACAGCCATGGGTCGCTGGAAGTGGGCAAGGTCGCCGACTTCGTCGCCTGGGACATCGAACGCCCCGCTGACCTGGCCTATTGGCTGGGTGGCGAGCTGAACAAGCGCGTCGTGCGTCACGGCGTGGAAGTCACTGCTGGAGAACTGACCCGTGGATAACGTCCTGACTTTCAAGCGCGGCCGCGTGCCGCTGTTGATCAGCATGCCCCATGCCGGCCTGCGCCTGACCCCGGCCGTGGAGAACGGCCTGATCGATGAGGCACGCAGCCTGCCCGACACCGACTGGCACATCCCGCGGCTCTACGATTTTGCCGATGAGCTGGGTGCCAGCATCGTGGCTGCCGAGTACTCGCGGTTCGTCATCGACCTCAACCGGCCGTCCGACAATAAGCCGCTGTATGCCGGCGCTACCACTGGCCTGTACCCGGAAACCCTGTTTGACGGCGTACCGCTGTTCCGCGAAGGGCAGGAGCCTACTGCCGCCGAGCGTGACCGCTACCTGGCCGAGATCTGGGGACCGTACCACCGCACTATCGAGCAGGAACTGTCGCGCCTGCGCGATGAGTTCGGCTATGCGCTGCTGTGGGACGCCCACTCCATCCGTTCCCACGTACCGCACCTGTTCGACGGCCGCCTGCCGGACTTCAACCTGGGCACCTTCAACGGTGCCAGCTGCGACCCCGAACTGGCCCAGCGCCTGGAGAGTGTTTGCGCCCGGTTTGGTGATTACACCCATGTGCTCAATGGCCGCTTCAAGGGTGGACACATCACCCGTCATTTTGGCGACCCGGCCCATGACATTCATGCGGTGCAGCTGGAGTTGGCGCAGAGCACGTATATGGAGGAGTTCGAGCCATTCAACTACCGGCCTGACCTCGCCGAACCGACCCGCGAAGTGCTCAAGGCATTGCTCTCCGAGCTCCTCGCCTGGGGCGGCAACCGCTACCCCTGACTCGCAGGGCCGGGCGAAGCTCGGGAAGCAGGCAGCCGAGTCTCCCAGACCCACCGCGCCGCGCCGTTCCCGAGCTGCGCCCGGTCCCACAGAGGGAACGCGGCGGCCGGGTCTTTCTCTGTGGGACTGGGCGAAGCTCGGGAAGCAGGCAATCGAGTCTCCCAGACCCACCGCGGCGCGCCGTTCCCGAGCTGCGCCCGGTCCCACAGAGGGAACGCGGCGGCTGGGTCTTTCCCTGTGGGACCGGGCGAAGCTCGGGAAGCAGACAGCCGAGTCTCCCAGACCCACCGCGGCGCGCCGTTCCCGAGCTACGCCCGGTTCCACAGAGGGAACGCGGCGGCTGGGTCTTGCCCTGTGGGACCGGGCGAAGCTCGGGAAGCAGGCAATCGAGTCTCCCAGACCCACCGCGGCGCGCCGTTCCCGAGCTGCGCCCGGTCCCACAGAGGGAACGCGGCGGCTGGGTCTTTCCCTGTGGGACCGGGCGAAGCTCGGGAAGCAGACAGCCGAATCTCCCAGACCCACCGCGCAAGCGAACGCGACGCCGCCGCTTTCCTGGGCCAGAGGGCATTGATGTACGAGGGCCTGGCAAGGCTGAAATGCCCCCTGATACCAAGGGGGCATGATCTGTAAGCGATTCGGGTTTATGATGCCTCACGGCACTTATGACAGAAGTCCCAGCAGGGATGACCCAACACCCTTACGGAGCGTGCAATGCAGACTTTGTACCCGCAGATCAAACCCTACGCCCGGCACGATCTGGCCGTGCAAGAGCCGCATGTGCTGTATGTCGACGAGAGCGGTTCGCCCGAGGGCCTGCCGGTGCTGTTCATCCACGGCGGCCCCGGTTCCGGCTGCGATGCCCAGAGCCGCTGCTATTTCGATCCCAACCTGTACCGCATCGTCACCTTCGACCAGCGCGGCTGCGGTCGCTCCACCCCCCATGCCAGCGTGGAAAACAACACCACCTGGGACCTGGTGGCCGACATCGAGCGCATCCGCGAGCACCTGGGCATCGACAAATGGGTGCTGTTCGGCGGCTCGTGGGGCTCGACCCTGGCCCTGGCCTACGCCCAGACGCACCCCGAGCGTGTCCATGGCCTGATCCTGCGCGGCATCTTCCTGGCCCGTCCGCAGGAGGTGGAATGGTTCTACCAGGCCGGCGCCAGCCGCCTGTTCCCCGACTACTGGCAGGATTACCTGGCGCCCATTCCGGCAGACGAGCGCCATGACCTGCTGAGCGCATTCCACAAGCGCCTGACCGGCAACGACCAGATCGCCCAGATGCACGCCGCCAAGGCGTGGTCTACCTGGGAAGGCCGCACCGCCACCCTGCGCCCCAACCCGCTGGTGGTCGACCGTTTCTCCGAACCGCAACGGGCGTTGTCCATTGCCCGCATCGAATGCCACTACTTCATGAACAACGCGTTCCTGGAACCCAACCAGTTGATCCGCGATGTGCACAAGATCGCTCACCTGCCGGCGGTGATCGTGCATGGCCGCTACGACGTGATCTGCCCGTTGGACAACGCCTGGGAGTTGCACCAGGCCTGGCCCAACAGCGAGCTGCAGGTCATCCGCGATGCCGGCCACGCCGCGTCCGAACCCGGTATCACCGACGCCCTGGTCCGCGCCTGCGACCAGATGGCCCGCCGCTTGCTTGACCTGCCCCTGGAGGAAGCGTGAAGGGGCTGCTGCAACGGGTCGGCAGCGCGCGGGTCGAGGTAGAGGGGGAGGTGGTCGGTGCCATCGACCAGGGCTTGCTGGTGCTGGTGGCAGTGGAACCTGAAGATACCCGCGCCAGCGCTGACAAACTTCTGCACAAGCTGCTTAACTATCGAGTGTTTTGCGATGGGCAGGGCAAGATGAACCTGTCGCTGAAGGATGTCGGGGGTGGCCTGCTGCTGGTGTCGCAGTTCACCCTGGCCGCCGACACGCGCAGTGGCATGCGCCCCAGCTTTTCCACCGCAGCCCCGCCGGCGCTGGGCATCGAGCTTTACGACTACTTGTTGGCGCAGGCGCGGTCGCAACATGAAGCGGTGGCCTGTGGACGATTCGGGGCTGACATGCAGGTTCACCTGGTCAACGATGGGCCGGTGACATTCCTGTTACAGACATAAGGCTCGTAAATCGTTCATTTGCAGTAAAATCGGCCGGTTTGTAGCATAAAAAGTTTACCTGACCTGATGCGTTGTCACGCGGGCTGCTGGATAATCTCGCGTCATGACATCAGCGTTCGTTGATCCATTTTGTTCCAACATGAGCCTTGGCCTTCACCGTTTGGGGAATCATTACGCCCTTTCGGAGTCGGAACATTGCTCGCCAACCCGGCAGACATGGCTGGCCGTTGGTTCTTTGATTTGTTTTTCGGCGAGGGTTGCTCGTGATTGTTAGTCCCTGTAAAGCTCCAAGAACCCCGGGCAAGCGCCTGCGTAGCGCCATGCTGGCGGGGTCTGCACTGATATGCCTGCTGAGCGCGGGCCAGATCTGGGCCTTTGGCCTGGACGACGTGGCCGCCAAGGCAAAGGATCTTGCCGGGCAGAAATTCGAGGCACCCAAAAGCAATCTGCCGGCCGAATTTCGTGACATGAAGTTCGCTGATTACCAGAAAATTCGCTTTCTGAACGAAAAAGCCGAGTGGGCGGGCGACAAGACCCCCTTCAAGCTGTCGTTCTACCACCAGGGCATGCACTTCGACGTGCCGGTTAAAATCAACGAGGTCGCCAACGACAAGGTCGAGGAAATCAAGTACGACCCGGCTCGTTTCGATTTCGGCGACCTGAAGTTCGACCCCAAGTCCACCGAGAAGCTGGGCTACGCGGGGTTCCGCGTGATGTACCCACTGAACAAGGCCGACAAGCAGGACGAAGTGATGACCCTGCTGGGTGCCAGCTACTTCCGCGTTGTCGGCAAGGGCCACACCTATGGCCTGTCGGCCCGTGGCCTGGCGATCGACACTGCACTGCCGTCGGGTGAAGAATTCCCGCGTTTCACCGAGTTCTGGATCGAGAAGCCCAACGCCACCGACAAGCAGCTGGTGATCTACGCGCTGCTGGACTCGCCGCGCTCCACCGGCGCCTACAAGCTGACCCTGCGCCCAGGCGACGACACCGTCGTGGACGTCAAGTCCAAGGTGTTCCTGCGTGACCACGTCAGCCGCCTGGGCATCGCCCCGCTGACCAGCATGTTCCTGTTCGGCTCCAACCAGCCGTCCAAGGTGCTCAACTACCGTCACGAGCTGCACGACTCCACTGGCTTGTCGATCCATGCCGGCAACGACGAGTGGATCTGGCGCCCGCTGAACAACCCCAAGCACCTGGCCGTGAGCAGCTTCACCGTCGAGAACCCGAAAGGTTTCGGCCTGCTGCAGCGTGGCCGTGAGTTCGGCCGCTACGAAGACCTGGACGACCGCTACGACAAGCGCCCAAGCGCCTGGGTAGAACCCAAGGGCGACTGGGGCAAGGGCACCGTCGACCTGGTCGAGATTCCGACGGCCGACGAAACAAACGACAACATCGTTGCGTTCTGGAACCCGGAAAAACTGCCGGAGCCCGGCCAGGCGCTGGACCACGACTACCGTCTGGTCTGGACCTCCAACGAAGACCAGCTGCACTCGCCCGAAACCGCCTGGGTCAAGCAGACCCTGCGCTCTACCGGCGACGTCAAGCAGTCCAACCTGATTCGCCAGCCTGACGGCAGCGTGGCGTTCCTGATCGACTTCACCGGGCCGGTGCTCGCCGCCCTGCCCGAAGACGCCCAGGTTCGCAGCCAGGTGAGCGTTGGCGACAACGCCGACCTGGTGGAAAACAACCTGCGCTACAACCCCGAGACCAAAGGCTGGCGCCTGACGCTGCGCCTGAAGGTCAAGGACCCGAAACAGTCGGTGGAAATGCGTGCCGCACTGGTCAAGGACGCACCACTGCCGCCAGCCAAGCCGGCTGAGCCTGTGAAGGAAGAAAAGCCTGTCGCCAAGCACGCCAAGGCCAACGCCAAGCATGCCAAGGCAGACAAGGCCGCCGAGCAGCCGGCCACCGCGGCTGCGCCCACCCCCGAGGAGCCGGCCAAGCCCGATCAGGTGCTGACCGAAACCTGGAGCTACCAGTTGCCTTCCGATGAGTAATTCACACACTCGGCCAGAATCGCTCGGCGAATACCTGGCCCACCTGCCCCTGAGCGAGGAGCAGCGCGCGGAACTCGCCCGCTGCAACTCGTTCAGCGAGCTGCATGAATACCTCTCCGCGCAGCCGACGGACGAGTCGCGCGAGGCCGCCCAGGCCTCGGTCGGCCGCCGGCTGACACTCAACAGCGCCGCCGAAATGGAAGAGGCCGAGATGTTGTCGGTCGACCAGGACGGCCGCGTGCGGTTGAAGGCGACCCCGCCCATCAACCGTACGCGGGTGGTGCCGGAACCCTGGCGCACCAACGTACTGGTGCGCATGTGGCGCCGTGTCACCGGGCAGAAGAGAGCGCCGGAGCCGACCAGCGACAAGCGTGAACTGCCGAAGGCGCGCTGGCGCTGGGTTGGCTCTATGCGCCGCTATATCCTGCTGGCGCTCATGCTGGGGCAGACCATCGTTGCCGGTTACTACATGAAAGGCATCCTGCCCTACCAGGGCTGGTCGTTCGTGGACCTGGACGAAGTCATCCACCAGCCGGTGGCCCTGACTGCCCAGCAAGTATTGCCGTACGTGCTGCAGACCAGCATCCTGATTCTGTTCGGTATCCTGTTCTGCTGGGTGTCGGCTGGTTTCTGGACGGCCCTGATGGGCTTCCTGGAACTGCTGACCGGGCGTGACAAGTACCGCATTTCCGGCGCCAGTGCCGGTAACGAGCCGATCGAACCGGGCGCCCGCACCGCGCTGGTGATGCCTATCTGCAACGAAGACGTGCCCCGGGTATTCGCCGGCCTGCGTGCTACCTTCGAGTCGGTGGCCGCCACGGGTGACCTGGACCGCTTCGACTTCTTCGTGCTGTCGGACACCAACGACACCGACATCGCCGTGGCCGAGCAACAAGCCTGGCTGGAGGTGTGCCGCGAGGCCAAGGGCTTCGGCAAGATCTTCTACCGCCGCCGCCGTCGCCGCGTGAAACGCAAGAGCGGCAACCTCGACGACTTCTGCCGTCGCTGGGGCAGTGACTACCGCTACATGGTGGTGCTGGACGCCGACAGCGTCATGAGCGGCGAATGCCTGACCAGCCTGGTGCGCCTGATGGAGGCTACCCCGGATGCCGGCATCATCCAGACTGCGCCGAAAGCCTCGGGCATGGACACCCTGTATGCGCGTATGCAGCAGTTCGCTACCCGCGTGTATGGCCCGCTGTTCACCGCCGGCCTGCACTTCTGGCAGCTGGGTGAGTCCCACTACTGGGGTCACAACGCCATCATCCGCATGAAGCCCTTCATCGAGCACTGCGCCCTGGCGCCGTTGCCGGGCAAAGGGGCGTTCGCCGGTGCCATCCTGTCTCACGACTTCGTCGAAGCCGCGCTGATGCGCCGTGCCGGCTGGGGTGTGTGGATCGCCTATGACCTGCCGGGCAGCTATGAAGAACTGCCGCCCAACCTGCTGGATGAACTCAAGCGCGACCGTCGCTGGTGCCACGGCAACCTGATGAACTTCCGCCTGTTCCTGGTCAAGGGCATGCACCCGGTGCACCGCGCGGTGTTCCTGACGGGGGTCATGTCTTACCTGTCAGCGCCGTTGTGGTTCTTCTTCCTGGTGCTGTCTACCGCGCTGCTGGCGGTCAACACCCTGCTGGAACCGGCCTACTTCCTGGAACCACGGCAGCTGTACCCGCTGTGGCCACAGTGGCATCCGGAAAAAGCCGTGGCGCTGTTCTCCACCACCATCGTGCTGTTGTTCCTGCCCAAGTTGCTGAGCATCATCCTGATCTGGGCCAAGGGCGCGAAAGAGTACGGTGGCCGTATCAAGGTCACCCTCTCGATGCTGCTGGAGATGCTGTTCTCCATGTTGCTGGCGCCGGTGCGCATGCTGTTCCACACCCGTTTCGTGCTGGCCGCGTTCCTGGGCTGGGCCGCGACCTGGAACTCGCCGCAGCGTGACGACGACTCTACCCCGTGGAGCGAAGCGGTGCGCCGCCATGGCCCGCAGACCCTGCTGGGCTTCCTGTGGGCGCTGCTGGTGTGCTGGTTGAACCCCAGCTTCCTGTGGTGGCTGACCCCTATCGTCGGTTCGCTGATGCTGTCGATCCCGGTGTCGGTGATCTCCAGCCGCACCAACCTGGGCCTGAGCGCTCGCGACGAGAAGCTGTTCCTGATTCCCGAGGAGTACGACACGCCTCAGGAGCTGATCTCCACCGATCAGTACACCCATGAGAACCGCTGGCACGCGCTCAAGGACGGTTTCGTCCGCGCCGTGGTAGACCCGCAGCAGAACGCCCTGGCTTGCGCCCTGGCCACTGCACGGCACCATTCGGTACCCGCGGTGGAAGCCATGCGTGAAGAGCGCGTACGCAAGGCACTGACCGTCGGGCCGCAGAAACTGGACGGCAACACCCGTCTGCATCTGCTGAGCGACCCGGTTGCCCTGGCTCGCCTGCATGCACTGGTTTGGGGCGAGAACAACGAAGCGTGGCTGGGCGCCTGGCGCCAGTCGCTGGAAGCGGACCCGCATTCGCCGCTGTTGCCACTGCACCCGCAGTCTTCCACCCCGCCAGCCCTGGCGAACGCCTGATTCCGGGCCCCCGAGCGGTGTGCTCGGGGGCTTTGGAAACCTCCTGAAACATTGCCAACGGTCACTTTCTGTCGATCTTTGCGCATTAAATCCCGCATCAGCACTTGTACTACCGGACGAGTACGTTAGGATCGCACCCCGAAATGGTGCGTCCGCGACGCGTGGCGCCCTGAATTGCCACGCGCGGGCACGTTGTGCGCGTTAGTTAGGGGACTTGGTGTGATGAAGAAGTATCTGTCGATGCTGCTGCTGGGCGTCATGGCGCTGGGCGCAGTCGGTTCCGCCCAGGCGGGTGCCATCGATGAAGCGGTCAAGCGCGGTACCTTGCGGGTGGGCATGGACCCCACCTACATGCCGTTCGAAATGACCGACAAGCGCGGCGAGATCATCGGCTTCGAAGTGGACCTGCTCAAGGCCATGGCCAAGTCCATGGGCGTCAAGCTGGAACTGGTGTCCACCAGCCTGGACGGTATCATTCCGGCCCTGCTGACCGACAAGTTCGACATGATCGGCAGCGGCCTGACCCTGACCCAGGAACGCAACCTGCGCATCAACTTCAGCGACCCCTTCATCGTGG
It encodes the following:
- the hutG gene encoding N-formylglutamate deformylase; this translates as MDNVLTFKRGRVPLLISMPHAGLRLTPAVENGLIDEARSLPDTDWHIPRLYDFADELGASIVAAEYSRFVIDLNRPSDNKPLYAGATTGLYPETLFDGVPLFREGQEPTAAERDRYLAEIWGPYHRTIEQELSRLRDEFGYALLWDAHSIRSHVPHLFDGRLPDFNLGTFNGASCDPELAQRLESVCARFGDYTHVLNGRFKGGHITRHFGDPAHDIHAVQLELAQSTYMEEFEPFNYRPDLAEPTREVLKALLSELLAWGGNRYP
- a CDS encoding HAL/PAL/TAL family ammonia-lyase; the protein is MLLAENVVIADARMRWQDVVAVARFGAKLELSAQAWARIDNAQAIVQCIVESGERAYGVNTGLGALCNVSLQGEQLSQLSRNTLLSHACGVGKPLTDEQTRAIICAAIINFCQGKSGLHRQVVEGLLALLNRGITPQVPSQGSVGYLTHMAHIGVGLLGIGPVSYRGEIVEAARAFAAEGLQPVQLGAKDGLCLVNGTPCMTGLSCLALDDAWRLTGWADVIGAMSFEALRGQIDAFDPAIISLKPHPGMQVVAHNLRTLLAESEVIASSRGIRTQDALSIRSIPQVHGASRDQLAHAARQIEIELNSATDNPLLLGTPADFRVMSQANPHGQSVAMAADVLAITVAEIGAIAERRLDRMINPLVSGLPAFLVSQPGVNSGMMIVQYVAASLCAENRQLAQPAVVDNYVTSGLQEDHLSMGTNASLKLHRALENCTQILAIEYLLAAQAFEFLKEQRFGVGTDTAWRLLREHIPPYDQDRWLAPDIAASAALLKDPALLGRTFPELFQEFL
- the pip gene encoding prolyl aminopeptidase, encoding MQTLYPQIKPYARHDLAVQEPHVLYVDESGSPEGLPVLFIHGGPGSGCDAQSRCYFDPNLYRIVTFDQRGCGRSTPHASVENNTTWDLVADIERIREHLGIDKWVLFGGSWGSTLALAYAQTHPERVHGLILRGIFLARPQEVEWFYQAGASRLFPDYWQDYLAPIPADERHDLLSAFHKRLTGNDQIAQMHAAKAWSTWEGRTATLRPNPLVVDRFSEPQRALSIARIECHYFMNNAFLEPNQLIRDVHKIAHLPAVIVHGRYDVICPLDNAWELHQAWPNSELQVIRDAGHAASEPGITDALVRACDQMARRLLDLPLEEA
- the dtd gene encoding D-aminoacyl-tRNA deacylase, yielding MKGLLQRVGSARVEVEGEVVGAIDQGLLVLVAVEPEDTRASADKLLHKLLNYRVFCDGQGKMNLSLKDVGGGLLLVSQFTLAADTRSGMRPSFSTAAPPALGIELYDYLLAQARSQHEAVACGRFGADMQVHLVNDGPVTFLLQT
- the mdoH gene encoding glucans biosynthesis glucosyltransferase MdoH — encoded protein: MSNSHTRPESLGEYLAHLPLSEEQRAELARCNSFSELHEYLSAQPTDESREAAQASVGRRLTLNSAAEMEEAEMLSVDQDGRVRLKATPPINRTRVVPEPWRTNVLVRMWRRVTGQKRAPEPTSDKRELPKARWRWVGSMRRYILLALMLGQTIVAGYYMKGILPYQGWSFVDLDEVIHQPVALTAQQVLPYVLQTSILILFGILFCWVSAGFWTALMGFLELLTGRDKYRISGASAGNEPIEPGARTALVMPICNEDVPRVFAGLRATFESVAATGDLDRFDFFVLSDTNDTDIAVAEQQAWLEVCREAKGFGKIFYRRRRRRVKRKSGNLDDFCRRWGSDYRYMVVLDADSVMSGECLTSLVRLMEATPDAGIIQTAPKASGMDTLYARMQQFATRVYGPLFTAGLHFWQLGESHYWGHNAIIRMKPFIEHCALAPLPGKGAFAGAILSHDFVEAALMRRAGWGVWIAYDLPGSYEELPPNLLDELKRDRRWCHGNLMNFRLFLVKGMHPVHRAVFLTGVMSYLSAPLWFFFLVLSTALLAVNTLLEPAYFLEPRQLYPLWPQWHPEKAVALFSTTIVLLFLPKLLSIILIWAKGAKEYGGRIKVTLSMLLEMLFSMLLAPVRMLFHTRFVLAAFLGWAATWNSPQRDDDSTPWSEAVRRHGPQTLLGFLWALLVCWLNPSFLWWLTPIVGSLMLSIPVSVISSRTNLGLSARDEKLFLIPEEYDTPQELISTDQYTHENRWHALKDGFVRAVVDPQQNALACALATARHHSVPAVEAMREERVRKALTVGPQKLDGNTRLHLLSDPVALARLHALVWGENNEAWLGAWRQSLEADPHSPLLPLHPQSSTPPALANA
- the hutI gene encoding imidazolonepropionase, with product MKTLWQHCHVATMAHGKYSIIEDAAIVTAGGTVHWIGPRSEALVGEGVAIIDLGGAWVTPGLIDCHTHTVFGGNRSGEFEQRLQGVSYAEIAAAGGGIASTVRATRAATEDELFISARKRLASLLRDGVTTVEIKSGYGLDLASERKMLRVIRRLGEALPVSVRATCLAAHALPPEYKDRADDYIAHICDEMLPALAAEGLVDAVDAFCEYLAFSPAQVEKVFLKARELGLPVKLHAEQLSSLAGSSLAARYQALSADHLEFMTEDDARAMAAAGTVAVLLPGAFYFLRETRLPPMDALRQHGVAIAIASDLNPGTSPALSVRLMLNMACTLFRMTPEEALAGATVHAAKALGLGHSHGSLEVGKVADFVAWDIERPADLAYWLGGELNKRVVRHGVEVTAGELTRG
- a CDS encoding glucan biosynthesis protein G; its protein translation is MIVSPCKAPRTPGKRLRSAMLAGSALICLLSAGQIWAFGLDDVAAKAKDLAGQKFEAPKSNLPAEFRDMKFADYQKIRFLNEKAEWAGDKTPFKLSFYHQGMHFDVPVKINEVANDKVEEIKYDPARFDFGDLKFDPKSTEKLGYAGFRVMYPLNKADKQDEVMTLLGASYFRVVGKGHTYGLSARGLAIDTALPSGEEFPRFTEFWIEKPNATDKQLVIYALLDSPRSTGAYKLTLRPGDDTVVDVKSKVFLRDHVSRLGIAPLTSMFLFGSNQPSKVLNYRHELHDSTGLSIHAGNDEWIWRPLNNPKHLAVSSFTVENPKGFGLLQRGREFGRYEDLDDRYDKRPSAWVEPKGDWGKGTVDLVEIPTADETNDNIVAFWNPEKLPEPGQALDHDYRLVWTSNEDQLHSPETAWVKQTLRSTGDVKQSNLIRQPDGSVAFLIDFTGPVLAALPEDAQVRSQVSVGDNADLVENNLRYNPETKGWRLTLRLKVKDPKQSVEMRAALVKDAPLPPAKPAEPVKEEKPVAKHAKANAKHAKADKAAEQPATAAAPTPEEPAKPDQVLTETWSYQLPSDE